From one Micromonospora siamensis genomic stretch:
- a CDS encoding DivIVA domain-containing protein: MSDRISLLPWQVGEHRFKPAGFGRRGLDPAEVYAFLDRVAVDFAAVHTALAASRREVAVAKLALLDRGNAR, translated from the coding sequence ATGAGCGACCGCATCAGTTTGCTGCCCTGGCAGGTGGGCGAGCACCGCTTCAAGCCCGCCGGGTTCGGCCGCCGCGGCCTCGACCCCGCCGAGGTGTACGCGTTCCTCGACCGCGTGGCCGTCGACTTCGCCGCCGTCCACACCGCCCTGGCCGCCAGCCGCCGCGAGGTCGCCGTCGCGAAGCTCGCCCTGCTCGACCGCGGGAACGCGCGGTGA
- a CDS encoding helix-turn-helix domain-containing protein, which yields MADDLGSTVPRRQLGRLLRQYRTEAGVTLDAAAEALEYSRQKIWRIECGMGAVRMLDVKAMCELYGVSGEMTEAMRGLAAETKSKGWWHAYGDAVPSWFELYVGLESAAAHLRRYDESLIPGLLQTREYALGLYHPSSRLSVEERERAVEVRMQRQGLLTRLLPRPPRLDAVLSEAVLRRAVGGPRVMTGQFSRLLEVAELPNVSVRVVPLAAGPHPGAVAGSFVILDFPATNKGRTAPEPSIVYSESLTGALYLDKPDELAAYENTWRGVETLALSEAESKDMIKRIAREMRHD from the coding sequence ATGGCCGACGACCTCGGATCGACCGTGCCGCGGCGGCAGCTCGGGCGGCTGCTGCGGCAGTACCGGACCGAGGCGGGGGTGACCCTGGACGCCGCCGCCGAGGCGCTCGAATACAGCCGACAGAAGATCTGGCGCATCGAGTGCGGGATGGGCGCGGTGCGGATGCTCGACGTCAAGGCGATGTGCGAGCTGTACGGGGTCTCGGGCGAGATGACCGAGGCGATGCGAGGGCTCGCGGCCGAGACGAAGTCGAAGGGGTGGTGGCACGCGTACGGGGACGCGGTGCCGAGCTGGTTCGAGCTGTACGTGGGGTTGGAGTCGGCCGCCGCCCACCTGCGCCGCTACGACGAGTCGCTCATCCCGGGACTACTCCAAACCCGGGAGTACGCGCTGGGGCTCTATCACCCGAGCAGTCGCCTCAGTGTTGAGGAGCGGGAGCGGGCCGTTGAGGTGCGCATGCAGCGACAAGGGCTGCTGACTCGACTCCTGCCGCGACCGCCACGGCTGGACGCTGTGCTCTCGGAGGCTGTGCTCCGTCGAGCAGTTGGCGGGCCGCGGGTGATGACCGGTCAGTTCAGTCGACTCCTGGAAGTAGCAGAGTTGCCGAACGTGTCGGTGCGCGTGGTACCGCTTGCGGCCGGACCGCACCCCGGCGCGGTGGCAGGCTCCTTCGTCATCCTCGACTTTCCTGCCACCAACAAGGGACGCACTGCACCCGAACCATCCATCGTCTACAGCGAGTCGCTGACCGGGGCGCTCTATCTAGACAAGCCGGATGAGCTGGCTGCCTACGAGAACACGTGGAGAGGCGTAGAGACCCTCGCGTTGAGTGAGGCAGAATCGAAGGACATGATCAAGCGGATCGCCCGGGAGATGCGGCATGACTGA
- a CDS encoding DUF397 domain-containing protein translates to MTDLTGAVWRKSTRSGDNGGDCVEVATNLPDIVAVRDSKDASGPSLAVAAESWITFVATLKHPIAR, encoded by the coding sequence ATGACTGACCTGACCGGCGCCGTCTGGCGCAAGAGCACCCGCAGCGGCGACAACGGCGGCGACTGCGTCGAGGTCGCCACCAATCTCCCCGACATCGTCGCCGTACGCGACTCGAAGGACGCCAGCGGACCGTCACTCGCCGTCGCCGCTGAGTCGTGGATCACCTTCGTCGCGACCCTCAAGCACCCGATCGCGCGATGA